A single region of the Bradysia coprophila strain Holo2 unplaced genomic scaffold, BU_Bcop_v1 contig_235, whole genome shotgun sequence genome encodes:
- the LOC119077294 gene encoding putative peroxisomal-coenzyme A synthetase — MDSTATLRAIFDRDNGNQTAVIIPRSCPIPTTLSYNQLYEVVQEFCAKLASIVPRSQLAPGNSISIAYPNSLEFVVSFLACGLMRLVASPLNPAYTKEEFLFYLEDANSTVMIVPPGSIKSNYAAVLAAQQRRGIHVIEVFWNGKSIVMNTAQTEGSSSGQSVVFSPQPEDVALLLHTSGTTGRPKGVPLSHLNLTTSMKNVSNTYKLTPNDRTLLVMPLFHIHGLICGLLATLLSGGSAVIPQRFSASTFWSDYTDMKCNWYTAVPTMHQILLQKPPSTIPYIRFIRSCSSSLAPTTFHALKRTFKAPVLEAYAMTEASHQMTSNPLPEFGESKPGTVGLGQGVEVAILDDKGNPVEEGEVCVRGRNVTRGYLNNPQANAEAFTADGFFRTGDQGKKDKDGYLILTGRIKELINRGGEKISPLELDAILLTHPSVSEAVTFGVPSEMYGQEVHAAVVLKSPTKSVAAVEKELQNYVQSKVAKFKVPKRIHVTDQLPKGGTGKIQRRLMANIFAKSEPNLKSKL; from the exons ATGGATTCAACCGCAACGTTACGTGCCATTTTCGATAGGGATAACGGTAACCAGACCGCTGTTATCATTCCTCGCTCCTGTCCCATACCAACCACATTGTCATACAATCAGCTGTATGAAGTCGTACAGGAATTCTGTGCCAAATTGGCCAGCATTGTGCCGAGATCACAATTGGCACCAGGAAATTCCATTTCCATTGCCTATCCCAACAGTCTAGAGTTTGTGGTCAGTTTCTTGGCCTGTGGTCTGATGCGATTGGTAGCGTCGCCGTTGAATCCGGCCTACACGAAAGAAGAGTTCCTGTTCTATTTAGAAGATGCCAACAGCACGGTTATGATTGTTCCGCCCGGATCCATCAAAAGCAACTATGCAGCAGTTCTGGCTGCGCAACAGAGACGCGGAATCCATGTGATCGAAGTATTTTGGAATGGAAAATCCATTGTGATGAACACAGCACAGACTGAAGGTTCGTCGAGTGGTCAGTCAGTGGTGTTCAGTCCTCAGCCTGAAGATGTGGCTTTACTGCTGCATACCAGCGGTACAACGGGACGgccaaaag GCGTTCCATTGTCGCACTTGAACCTGACCACCTCCATGAAGAACGTTAGTAATACCTACAAATTGACGCCAAACGACCGAACTCTTCTCGTGATGCCCTTGTTTCATATCCACGGATTGATATGTGGTCTCCTCGCAACACTTTTATCGGGAGGATCGGCGGTTATTCCGCAAAGATTCAGTGCTTCCACTTTCTGGTCCGACTACACAGACATGAAATGCAATTGGTACACTGCCG TTCCCACCATGCATCAAATCTTGCTGCAAAAACCACCATCGACCATCCCATACATTCGATTCATCAGATCATGTTCGTCGAGTCTGGCACCGACCACATTCCATGCTCTGAAACGAACATTCAAAGCGCCAGTGCTGGAAGCGTACGCAATGACCGAAGCATCCCATCAAATGACATCGAATCCGCTACCAGAATTCGGCGAAAGTAAACCGGGAACGGTGGGCTTGGGTCAAGGAGTAGAAGTGGCGATCCTAGACGACAAAGGAAATCCGGTTGAAGAAGGTGAAGTTTGTGTCCGTGGCCGCAATGTTACCAGAGGTTATTTGAACAATCCACAAGCTAATGCTGAAGCGTTCACTGCTGACGGATTCTTCCGCACTGGTGATCAGGGTAAAAAGGATAAAGATGGCTATCTGATCTTAACCGGTCGCATCAAGGAGCTGATCAATCGAGGTGGTGAAAAGATTTCACCGTTGGAGTTAGACGCCATACTTCTAACACATCCGTCAGTATCTGAAGCGGTCACATTTGGAGTCCCATCCGAAATGTACGGACAGGAAGTGCATGCGGCAGTGGTGCTAAAATCTCCGACAAAGTCTGTGGCTGCTGTGGAAAAGGAGTTGCAAAATTATGTGCAGTCGAAGGTGGCCAAATTCAAAGTGCCGAAGCGAATCCATGTGACGGATCAGTTACCGAAGGGAGGAACTGGCAAGATCCAACGCAGACTTATGGCGAACATATTTGCCAAATCTGAACCAAATCTTAAGTCCAAGTTGTAA
- the LOC119077297 gene encoding myosin light chain kinase, smooth muscle-like codes for MIYVDESDPVGEIEASFPYKEVTIRHGEDPRAYYDISAEELGRGTYGTVYLCKDKSTSLQLAAKFVSCPHKSDRVNMEREIDIMSGLHHHLIIQLYDAFDDGKVITCILELIQGGELFERVIEEDYVLTEKACTVFMRQICEAVEFIHSRHILHLDLKPENVLCLTKTGNRIKIIDFGMARRYDPNKKLQILFGTPEFVAPEIVNFDTIGYYTDMWSIGVICYVLLSGLSPFMGDTDMDTMANVTVGKFSFKDDAFNDVSENAKNFIRSLLVKDGVQRMSASDALQHPWLIHSALNTELSVTKTKLKRYVIKKRWVKAVNTIIALKRMGAKLDLTLV; via the exons ATGATTTATGTGGATGAGAGTGATCCCGTCGGAG AAATTGAAGCAAGCTTTCCATATAAAGAGGTCACTATTCGGCATGGCGAAGATCCACGAGCTTATTACGACATATCAGCTGAAGAATTGGGACG CGGAACATATGGCACCGTATACTTATGCAAAGACAAATCAACCTCGTTACAATTAGCAGCAAAATTCGTATCATGTCCACATAAATCTGATCGAGTAAATATGGAGCGTGAAATAGATATCATGAGCGGATTGCATCAtcattt AATCATTCAACTGTACGATGCTTTCGATGATGGTAAAGTAATCACATGCATATTAGAGCT AATTCAAGGTGGTGAATTGTTTGAACGAGTGATCGAAGAGGACTATGTGTTAACGGAAAAGGCGTGCACGGTGTTCATGAGACAAATATGCGAAGCTGTTGAATTCATTCACAGCAgacacattttacatttggACTTAAAACCGGAAAAT GTTTTATGCCTTACAAAAACCGGCAACCGAATAAAAATCATTGACTTTGGAATGGCCAGACGTTACGATccgaacaaaaaattgcaaattttgtttggCACTCCGGAATTCGTAGCGCCCGAAATTGTTAACTTTGATACGATAGGATATTACACGGACATGTGGTCCATTGGCGTTATTTGCTATGTTCT ACTTTCTGGACTCTCGCCGTTTATGGGCGATACAGACATG GATACCATGGCAAATGTAACTGTCGGCAAATTTAGCTTCAAAGATGACGCTTTCAATGATGTGTCGGAAAATGCTAAAAATTTCATACGATCTCTGCTAGTCAAAGATGGAGT TCAAAGGATGTCCGCATCTGATGCATTGCAGCATCCATGGCTGATACATTCAGCGTTGAATACAGAATTGTCGGTTACGAAAACCAAACTGAAACGATATGTAATTAAGAAGCGATGGGTGAAGGCTGTTAATACGATTATCGCGTTGAAACGTATGGGCGCTAAGCTCGATTTGACATTGGTGTAG